Part of the Clostridium sporogenes genome, TATGGTTCTAAAGTTGCTTATGTAAGTTCAAATTATATTTCATCAAGCAACAATTCTAACTCTAGTTCTGATAATAATTCTAGTACTTCAACTGGTAAAGGAACTGTAAAATTATCTAGTACAAGCTCTTCATTAAACCTTAGAGAGAATCCAAGTCTACCCTCTAAAATATTAGGTGGACTTTCACATGGCTCTTCTGTTGATATACTAGGTAAAACTGGTTCTTGGTATAAAATTAAATATGGTTCTAAAATTGGTTATGTAAGCAGCCAATTTATAACTACTTCCAACTCTTCAAATAGTAGCGGATCTTCCGTAACAAACCAAAGATTTGGAACTGTATATCTATCCAATAAATATTCTACTTTAAATGTAAGAAAAAATGCTGGAACAAATAGCAGTGTAATTTCATCATTAGCCTATGGAAGTAAAGTAGAAATACTATCTTCTAGCGGTGAATGGTATAAAATTAACTTTAAAAATACTACAGGTTATGTATATAGCAAATACATAAAAGATACAGCTCAAAAAGTTGTGGCGTTTAATCAAAGTGCTACACAAGACAAAAAATATGGAGCTAATGAAGATAATGTTACTGTAAATAATAAAGATGCTGAAGTAGTAAAGTCTAATACAGAAAATGAAAAAAAATTAGTTACAATGAAATCAGAAAAAGAACAAGAAAGAAGAAAAGCATCTGAACCTGTACAGACAAAATCAACTGAAGAAACTCAAAGAAAAGCAGCTGAAGAGGCTCAAAGAAAATCAATCGAAGAAGCTCAAAGAAAAGTAGCTGAAGAGGCTCAAAGAAAAGCAACTGAAGAAGCTCAAAGAAAAGCAGCTGAAGAGGCTCAAAGAAAAGCAACTGAAGAAGCTCAAAGAAAAGCAACTGAAGAAGCTCAAAGAAAAGCAGCTGAAGCTGAAGCTTCCAAATCTCAATCAAGAGGAGAAAGCAGTGTATCAGAGAAAGCACCAGCAACACATGGAGACGTAATATCATATGCTAGACAATATCTAGGTACTCCTTATGTTTGGGGTGGAACTTCACCAAGTGGATTTGACTGTTCAGGATTTGTACAATATGTGTATAGAAATGCTGCAGGTATAGAATTACCAAGGGATACTTATGGACAAATTGGAGCAGGTTCTAG contains:
- a CDS encoding SH3 domain-containing protein, which gives rise to MNKSRKAFATCAISAALLGQNFLFSQNVLAASDSMYPNVNSSAYNSNNIFTQCGFKGQCTWFTYGRALEKLNMKLPSQFYGNAIDWWYSNIRSNTFSYGSEPQANSIVVWSGGSKGYGHVGFVEKVVGDTIYYNEGNVERRGYYDGYVKTISKQAIKNRGNLFLKGYIYLNGSSNSSNNNSNNDYTIIKTSKVSCSSLNVRNNPSLSSAVIGGVSKNQTVSIISESNGWSKIKYGSGIGYVSSQYLYDGNNTISSGNGGSSSNESVQPGFVKLSSSSSLLNVRSSANLSSSIIGSLKNGSSVSILGKTGSWYKIKYGSKVAYVSSNYISSSNNSNSSSDNNSSTSTGKGTVKLSSTSSSLNLRENPSLPSKILGGLSHGSSVDILGKTGSWYKIKYGSKIGYVSSQFITTSNSSNSSGSSVTNQRFGTVYLSNKYSTLNVRKNAGTNSSVISSLAYGSKVEILSSSGEWYKINFKNTTGYVYSKYIKDTAQKVVAFNQSATQDKKYGANEDNVTVNNKDAEVVKSNTENEKKLVTMKSEKEQERRKASEPVQTKSTEETQRKAAEEAQRKSIEEAQRKVAEEAQRKATEEAQRKAAEEAQRKATEEAQRKATEEAQRKAAEAEASKSQSRGESSVSEKAPATHGDVISYARQYLGTPYVWGGTSPSGFDCSGFVQYVYRNAAGIELPRDTYGQIGAGSRVSQDQLQPGDLVFPDAGHVGIYIGGGQMIHASKPGDVVKISSVWAFYAGVRIK